CTACCACTTTGTCCCAGATATCACCCGCATCTACAGGACAAGAGGACTTCCGCGGGCCTCGAAGACACTCGGACCAGCATCTTGCTGGTGCTCTGGCCCAGGCTGTTGCCTAACTCGCCTGCTCGTGGGTATGTGAGCGCCCTTGAGCAAGGGCCGGAGACGTAGCCTGGCGCCTGAGTGCTTCCCTGTCAGCTCAGCTCTGGGACAGAACGTCCCTAGATTCCCTCATCCTCACACGGAGATAGGAATTTGTGGGGGCAGGCTAGGAGTCTCCAAACGGGTCATTAGTGCatgtgggctgtgggctgtgaCCTGTACAGAAACCGTTAGGTCGCGCATGCCGTACGGGGACACGGACAGCGTTATGGTATGCAGATCGGTACTGGGTTCATTAAGATACTCATGTGAGAGTCCCTGTGTCTAGGGAGACATGCAGAAGGGTCCCGACCGGAAGAAATCAGCATCCAAGGACCATGAATGCAGCGAGAAGGAAACCCTCCTTGCGCAGACACCAATAGTTGCAAAAGAATGCATTTCTACCAGGTGTGAGGGGCTTTATTTCTCCAAGGTCGTCAGGCAGGATGACCCTCTTGACTGTGGAGTCAAGGCAGAGATCTTGACTCCATGTCCGGATGCGTGACGCTGGCAGGGGACTCCCAAgacctgaggaagaagagaatcagGAGAAGTGGTCCACACTTCCTCCAGCCGATGTCCAAGGCTTTGAACAGGCAGGTGAGTCGCAGAAATGTTGGCGACTGCATGCTGGGTTTGGGCAACGTTGGGCAGTGTCCGTTTCCCCGCTGGCCAATCGGTGCTGTGTGCCGTTGTGGGTTGTTGGTGAGGCGGTTGTCAGGAGGAAGTGTGGCAGCTGCCGGACACGCAGCAGGGGTGGCCGCGGCCGCCGTGGGTATGTGGTGGTCCTCCAGCAGGCGTTATGGCGGCGGTTTGGCTGGCAAGCAGGCTAGCAGCAGCTGGATCCACAGCCCTGGGCGAGGCATCCAGGCAAGCAGCAACAGGTGGGGTGGTAGCAGGTCCTCGTGCAGTACACAGGGGTACAGCAGGCTGGCtgacagcagctggagccacagcaagTTTGTCCGCAGCCGCTGGACCCACAGCAGCTGGGCTGacagcagctggacacacagcagctgggccggcagcaggtggtcctgcagcaggtggtctggcagcaaGTTGGGCGGCAGCAGCAAGGCTGGCAGCAGCAggacccacagcagctggacCCGCAGCCGCTGCCGCACCCGCAGCAGCTGGgccggcagcaggtggtcctgcagcaggtggtctggcagcaaGTTGGGCGGCAGCAGCAAGGCTGGCAGCAGCAggacccacagcagctggacCCGCAGCTGCCTTGTCCACAGCCACCGCCGCACCCgcagcagctgggctggcagcaggtggtcctgcagcaggtggtcctgcagcacgTAGGCTggcagcaaggggagcagcacgATTCGGTCATGGTGTCACAGGTGGAGGGGGAGCTTCTGTTCCGAGGTGAGTTTCTCAGATTCATTTGTCTCGTCTTCCTGTGGGGATTTTATGCACCGGGTCCCCACATTTGGACCAATGGGCATGACTTCCTTGCCGATTGTTGACATCGTTTTCCTGATGATGCGGgaatggaagaagaggaagtttttttccccctaatgttaGGAATCTTGAGCAAATAAGTGCTTAACGTGTTTCTTAATTGGGGATAACTCGTGGAAACATTTCAGATGAAAACAAGGTGGTCACATCAGCATCTGCGTTCGTGCTCTATGAATTTCATCGTGTGTTACAAGTCCCACTGGCCTGGGAAGAGGTTGGCGAGTCGGCTTGGCGGTCCTTCCCCGGCGCTGGTCCCTGGCTTACATGTAGACTGGCAGCATGCCTCGTGAGGAAGTGGCAACATGCCTAGCGATGAGCCGAAGTCATGCCTGAGCCCAAGTCGGTTTCCCCACCAAGCCTGATTCCAGACTCCCACAGGCATCTGTCTCTTGGAGCCCCCACCCCGCAGCTGCATATCCCAGTGCGATCAAAGACTCTGGGCTGCAGGATATGCGAGTTCATCTCCTCCGTCTGTGAAGGCAGAATCAAGCAGGGCGATAGAAACAGCCGCAGTCCACCCAGACGAAGCAAGCAGCAGTCGCCGAACTTCCTGAGAGACAGCAGTCCCGCGTCACGCAGCAAAGCAGAGGGCTTTTCCAGGACGTGGGACCGTCCGAGACACAAGTGGGGCAGTTCGGGGGATAACGGGATGAGTTGGAGACTCTCGTCCTCTCCTTGTTAACCCGCCAAGCCTGTTCCCCAGCGTCACTGGGTATACAGTTCtcgttttctcttcctcccttcttgcctccgtccgtctacctccctctctccctgcctccctcctcctccgctcctcattcctcttcctcctgtgtcttcctcttaTACAAATGTGTGCCTGTCCACCATCGTGAAGAAGGAAATACTGAGTCTGAGAGCAGAAGACCGTAGACTGGGGATGGCGCCTTCAATATGCCAGCCGTGTATCTCGCATCTTCCTGTGCTCGGGACAGCTTCTACCCAGCAGATCCGTATCTCTGGACCTCGTGGTCGTTTTCGTGGCGCAGCAGGATGGCACGCTGCCAGTGCATGCCACACCGAGAGAAATGCTCAACCAGGGCTTCTGGAGAGCCGGTTTGTAGAGATGCCAGCTCCCTTGTCGCTGAATTGGGGGAATCCTAATGAGTGTATGACGTCCTTTCTGATCTCGCTCTCGGGTATAAGCTTCCCGTGCAAGCTGGGACCCTGGACTGACAGTGCGTCTTGCCTGCGTCGCTTTCCCGCCCTCCGGCCACTGGCATCTGCCCTCCTCAGCGAAGCTACGTGCCTGGTCGCTGttcttcagtgtctcttctggGACGTACCATGCGCTGACGTGACTTTCAGCCATCTCGGTCTTGAGTTCCTGATCCCTGCAGCGGGAACCTTGAGCCCTAAGTTGAAAATTACTTCAGGAATTCAAGAAAATGTATGTGAAGCATCTGGCCGGTACTTAGCAAGTAGGGAGCAACCCAGGTC
This portion of the Mustela erminea isolate mMusErm1 unplaced genomic scaffold, mMusErm1.Pri scaffold_43_arrow_ctg1, whole genome shotgun sequence genome encodes:
- the LOC116584006 gene encoding keratin-associated protein 9-8-like; this translates as MTESCCSPCCQPTCCRTTCCRTTCCQPSCCGCGGGCGQGSCGSSCCGSCCCQPCCCRPTCCQTTCCRTTCCRPSCCGCGSGCGSSCCGSCCCQPCCCRPTCCQTTCCRTTCCRPSCCVSSCCQPSCCGSSGCGQTCCGSSCCQPACCTPVYCTRTCYHPTCCCLPGCLAQGCGSSCC